A window from Capricornis sumatraensis isolate serow.1 chromosome 5, serow.2, whole genome shotgun sequence encodes these proteins:
- the NEUROD6 gene encoding neurogenic differentiation factor 6 — protein sequence MLTLPFDESVVMPESQMCRKFSRECEDQKQIKKPESFSKQIVLRGKSIKRAPGEETEKEEEEEDREEEDENGLPRRRGLRKKKTTKLRLERVKFRRQEANARERNRMHGLNDALDNLRKVVPCYSKTQKLSKIETLRLAKNYIWALSEILRIGKRPDLLTFVQNLCKGLSQPTTNLVAGCLQLNARSFLVGQGGEAAHHTRSPYSTFYPPYHSPELTTPPGHGTLDNSKSMKPYNYCSAYESFYESTSPECASPQFEGPLSPPPINYNGIFSLKQEETLDYGKNYNYGMHYCAVPPRGPLGQGAMFRLPTDSHFPYDLHLRSQSLTMQDELNAVFHN from the coding sequence ATGTTAACACTACCGTTTGATGAGTCTGTTGTAATGCCAGAATCCCAGATGTGCAGAAAGTTTTCTAGAGAATGCGAGGACCAGAAGCAAATTAAGAAACCAGAAAGCTTTTCCAAACAGATTGTCCTTCGAGGAAAGAGCATCAAaagggcccctggagaagagactgagaaagaagaagaggaggaagacagGGAAGAGGAAGATGAAAACGGGTTGCCCAGAAGGAGGggtcttaggaaaaaaaagacgACCAAGCTCCGACTGGAGAGGGTCAAGTTCAGGAGACAGGAAGCTAATGCGCGGGAGAGGAACAGGATGCATGGCCTCAATGACGCCCTGGACAATTTGAGAAAAGTGGTTCCCTGCTATTCTAAAACTCAAAAACTGTCCAAAATAGAAACTTTACGACTGGCCAAAAACTACATCTGGGCACTTTCCGAAATTCTGAGAATCGGCAAGAGACCTGATCTGCTCACGTTCGTCCAAAACTTATGCAAAGGTCTTTCCCAGCCAACTACAAACTTGGTGGCAGGCTGCTTGCAGCTCAATGCCAGGAGTTTCCTGGTGGGTCAGGGCGGGGAGGCTGCACACCACACAAGGTCACCCTACTCTACCTTCTACCCACCCTACCACAGCCCTGAGCTCACCACTCCCCCAGGGCATGGAACTCTTGATAATTCCAAGTCCATGAAACCCTACAATTATTGCAGTGCATACGAATCCTTCTATGAAAGCACTTCCCCTGAGTGTGCCAGCCCTCAGTTTGAAGGTCCCTTAAGTCCTCCCCCAATTAACTATAATGGGATATTTTCCCTGAAGCAAGAAGAAACCTTGGACTATGGCAAAAATTACAATTATGGCATGCATTACTGTGCAGTGCCACCCAGGGGTCCCCTTGGGCAGGGTGCCATGTTCAGGTTGCCCACCGACAGCCACTTCCCTTACGACTTACATCTGCGCAGCCAATCTCTCACCATGCAAGATGAATTAAATGCAGTTTTTCATAattaa